The window AGGCCATGGGCACGACCCCCTTCGAGCGCATCAGCGACACGCTGTGGGAGATCCCCCGCCGCGGCGGCATGCGCGTGCCCGGACGCATCTACGCCCGGCGCGACATGCTGCCGGACATCTCCCGCGACAAGGCCCACGAGCAGGTGATGAACGTGGCGCACCTGCCGGGCATCGTCGGCCATGCGCTGGCCATGCCCGACATCCACTGGGGATACGGCTTTCCCATCGGCGGCGTGGCGGCCTTCGACGCCGACGAAGGCGTGATCTCCCCGGGCGGCGTCGGTTACGACATCAACTGCGGCGTACGCCTGCTGGCCGGAGACCTGGATGTCGAGGCGATCCG of the bacterium genome contains:
- a CDS encoding RtcB family protein, giving the protein MGTTPFERISDTLWEIPRRGGMRVPGRIYARRDMLPDISRDKAHEQVMNVAHLPGIVGHALAMPDIHWGYGFPIGGVAAFDADEGVISPGGVGYDINCGVRLLAGDLDVEAIRAQAGALAEAMFAAVPSGVGSRGPLSLSDGELDAVMNGGARWAARRGHGDAAELALIEESGRMAGADPSAVSAR